GTCCCCCCGCTGGCTCGGCCCGCCACGATCCCGGCGTTCGGGCGACCGCCTGCGGCGTCAGTAAGCTGGCCGAGGTGCGCGAGAGGTTCGTTAAGGACAAGGCTCGCGGATGAGACGTCGGGGAGGTATGCGATGACAACGATGCGCGATGTGGCTCTGCGCTGCGGAGTGAGTGTCAAGACGGTGTCTCGCGTCTTCAACGAAGACCCCTACGTCAGCGCCGAAACCCGGGAGCGGGTGCTGCGGGCGATGCGCGAGTCGAACTACGTGCCGAACCTGCTCGCTCGCACGTTTCGCAGCGGACGTGACACGGCGATCGCCATCGCGGTGCCCGACCTGTCCGATCCCTTCTTCGCCACCCTGACGCATGCCGTGGAGCAGGTGGCCCACCAGAGGGGCGTCGCGGTGGTGATCGCGAGCATGGGTTATGAGCCCGAGGACGAGCAGCCGGCGATGGAGGCGTTGCTTCACCGCATGGTCGTCGGCGCGATCGCCACCCCCATCTCAGACGACCAGTCCTATCTCAAACGCTGGCAGCACAAGACACCCCTCGTCTTCGTCGATCGGACCCCCACGGGAATCGTGGCCGACAGCATCGTCTCCGACGATCATGGCGGCGGTGTGGCCGCCACGCGGCATCTGCTCGCTCACGGGCACACGAGCCTCGCCTTCGTCGGTGACACCCTGAACGTGCAAACCACCCGGCGCCGGCTGCAGGCCTACCAGTCCGTCCTGCTCGGCGCCGGCATGAGCGAGTCTGCGAACTCGGTCGTGCTCGGGGGCACGTCGAGTTCTGAGATGGCTCGTTCCTTCGTGGCGTTCCTGCGGGAGTCCCACGAGCCCACGGCGATCTTCTCCTCCAACGCGCGGTGCACGATCGGGCTCATACCGGTGCTGCAAAGCCTCGGGCGTAGCGACATGGCACTCGTGGGCTTCGGGGACTTCCCGCTTTCGGGCAGCGTCAAGCCGGCTATCTCGTTCATCGAGCAGGACCCGGTCAGGCTCGGTCGCGCGGCGGCGCTTCGATTGTTCCAGCGGCTTGACACCCCCAACCGGCGACTGAAGCGACAGGTCATGCTGGACGTCGAGTTGGTCGCCTGCGGCTCCGGCGAGCAGCCACCGGCTCGACGGTCGGCCAAGGCAAGGCGCCGGTACACCGCGGTCGACCTCGAGCCGGCGTAGTGCCTGCCGGCGCGAGGGTGTCCTACAGTCGAGATGTGACCACTTCACAGGGCGGTTGAGATGAGCCGGTTCGACGGTCGCAGCGTGCTGGTGACAGGGGCGGGTTCGGGCATCGGCTGGGAGATGGCCGCCGCGTTCCTGGCTGAAGGCGCGACGGTGTACGCCGCCGACATCGCACCCGCCGGCTGCCCGGACGGCACGAACGCC
The genomic region above belongs to Jatrophihabitans sp. and contains:
- a CDS encoding LacI family DNA-binding transcriptional regulator, with the protein product MTTMRDVALRCGVSVKTVSRVFNEDPYVSAETRERVLRAMRESNYVPNLLARTFRSGRDTAIAIAVPDLSDPFFATLTHAVEQVAHQRGVAVVIASMGYEPEDEQPAMEALLHRMVVGAIATPISDDQSYLKRWQHKTPLVFVDRTPTGIVADSIVSDDHGGGVAATRHLLAHGHTSLAFVGDTLNVQTTRRRLQAYQSVLLGAGMSESANSVVLGGTSSSEMARSFVAFLRESHEPTAIFSSNARCTIGLIPVLQSLGRSDMALVGFGDFPLSGSVKPAISFIEQDPVRLGRAAALRLFQRLDTPNRRLKRQVMLDVELVACGSGEQPPARRSAKARRRYTAVDLEPA